A single region of the Rhodococcus sp. W8901 genome encodes:
- a CDS encoding MBL fold metallo-hydrolase, whose product MQITSVGHAGFHIQTEAGSILCDPWVNPAYFASWFPFPDNTGLDWEALGDVDYLYVSHLHKDHFDPETLTKHVNKDATVLLPDYPVPDLERELRKLGFTKFFETQDSVKHRVSAAGIKVAPQAPLQAGELDVMIIALRAPADGPIGDSGLVVSDGETVCFNMNDARPVDMDPMLEAFGKIDIHLLQYSGAIWYPMVYDIPAGTKRNFGKQKRQRGMDRCRSYIEQVGATWVVPSAGPPVFLDDALRSLNDDHGDEGNIFPDQIVFLEQMRIHGNDGGLLMIPGSTVDIHGEKATLAHPIPDADVDKIFTDKAAYIEDMAQRMAPVIAAEKAAWAPAEGEPLLGPLKAKFEPIMAQSDLICDGIGYPVGLEIGDETVVLDFPNRTVRAPQAGDGKYRYGFRIAPELVRTVLRDDEPDWVNTIFLSTRFEAWRVGGYNEFLYTFFKCLTDERIAYADGWFSEAHDDTASIEVGGYEIQRRCPHLKADLSKFGVVEGSNLTCNLHGWQWDLETGRCKTSKGHELRSTKLG is encoded by the coding sequence GTGCAGATCACCAGCGTCGGACACGCCGGATTCCACATCCAGACCGAAGCGGGGTCGATTCTCTGCGACCCGTGGGTGAACCCCGCGTACTTCGCGTCGTGGTTCCCGTTCCCCGACAACACCGGCCTGGACTGGGAAGCCCTCGGCGACGTCGACTACCTGTACGTCTCGCACCTGCACAAGGATCACTTCGATCCGGAGACGCTCACCAAGCACGTCAACAAGGACGCGACGGTGCTGCTCCCGGACTACCCGGTGCCGGATCTCGAGCGTGAACTCCGCAAGCTGGGGTTCACGAAGTTCTTCGAGACGCAGGACTCCGTCAAGCACCGCGTGAGCGCAGCCGGCATCAAGGTCGCTCCGCAGGCTCCGCTCCAGGCGGGCGAACTCGACGTCATGATCATCGCGCTGCGCGCCCCGGCCGACGGCCCGATCGGTGACTCCGGCCTGGTCGTCTCCGACGGCGAGACCGTGTGCTTCAACATGAACGACGCGCGCCCGGTCGACATGGATCCGATGCTCGAGGCATTCGGCAAGATCGACATCCACCTGCTGCAGTACTCGGGCGCCATCTGGTACCCGATGGTCTACGACATCCCGGCCGGCACCAAGCGCAACTTCGGCAAGCAGAAGCGTCAGCGTGGCATGGACCGTTGCCGCAGTTACATCGAGCAGGTCGGCGCCACGTGGGTCGTGCCGTCCGCCGGTCCGCCGGTGTTCCTGGACGACGCGCTGCGTTCGCTCAATGACGACCACGGCGACGAGGGCAACATCTTCCCCGACCAGATCGTGTTCCTCGAACAGATGCGCATCCACGGCAACGACGGCGGCCTGCTGATGATCCCCGGATCCACCGTGGACATCCACGGCGAGAAGGCGACGCTGGCGCACCCGATCCCGGACGCCGACGTCGACAAGATCTTCACCGACAAGGCCGCCTACATCGAGGACATGGCCCAGCGCATGGCGCCGGTCATCGCCGCGGAGAAGGCCGCGTGGGCGCCCGCCGAGGGTGAGCCGCTGCTGGGTCCGCTCAAGGCCAAGTTCGAGCCGATCATGGCGCAGTCCGATCTGATCTGCGACGGCATCGGCTACCCCGTCGGCCTCGAGATCGGGGACGAGACCGTCGTCCTCGACTTCCCGAACCGCACGGTCCGCGCGCCGCAGGCAGGTGACGGCAAGTACCGCTACGGCTTCCGCATCGCGCCCGAGTTGGTGCGCACGGTGCTGCGCGACGACGAGCCCGACTGGGTCAACACGATCTTCCTGTCCACCCGCTTCGAGGCGTGGCGCGTCGGCGGCTACAACGAGTTCCTCTACACGTTCTTCAAGTGCCTGACCGACGAGCGGATCGCGTACGCCGACGGCTGGTTCTCCGAGGCCCACGACGACACCGCCTCGATCGAGGTGGGCGGCTACGAGATCCAGCGCCGCTGCCCGCACCTCAAGGCCGACCTGAGCAAGTTCGGCGTCGTCGAGGGCTCCAACCTGACGTGCAACCTGCACGGCTGGCAGTGGGACCTCGAGACCGGGCGCTGCAAGACCTCGAAGGGGCACGAGCTGCGGTCGACGAAGCTGGGCTGA
- the lat gene encoding L-lysine 6-transaminase → MSTAVRPAAGDSDLPAARVHDVLRAHMLADGFDLVLDLETSRGAHVVDLRDGTTYLDMFGFFASSALGMNHHALADDEQFRHELVTAAINKPSNSDVYTVPMARFVDTFARVLGDPALPHLFFVDGGTLAVENALKVAFDWKSRLNETRGLDPSLGTQVLHLTEAFHGRSGYTLSLTNTDPTKIARFPKFGWPRIDAPYLADGRDPEQAEEVSLAQARRAFAEHPHDIACFIAEPIQGEGGDHHFRPEFFHRMHELCLERDALLIFDEVQTGCGLTGTAWAFQQMGVTPDVVAFGKKTQVCGIMAGGRVDEVHDNVFEVSSRINSTWGGNLTDMVRARRILEVIEEDRLIDRARLCGAHLLRRLEVLAARYDAVTEPRGRGLMCAITLPSPEYRDRVVTELREREHVLFLATGERGIRFRPPLTVTIAELDAALDALDRVLVR, encoded by the coding sequence ATGAGCACCGCGGTCCGCCCCGCGGCCGGTGACTCGGACCTGCCGGCCGCGCGCGTTCACGACGTCCTGCGCGCGCACATGCTCGCGGACGGGTTCGACCTCGTCCTGGATCTCGAGACGTCCCGCGGCGCGCACGTCGTCGACCTCCGCGACGGCACGACGTATCTGGACATGTTCGGGTTCTTCGCGTCGTCGGCGCTCGGCATGAACCACCACGCGCTCGCCGACGACGAACAGTTCCGCCACGAACTCGTGACGGCGGCGATCAACAAGCCCAGCAACTCCGACGTCTACACCGTCCCGATGGCGCGGTTCGTCGACACGTTCGCGCGCGTGCTCGGCGACCCGGCGCTGCCGCACCTGTTCTTCGTCGACGGCGGCACCCTCGCCGTCGAGAACGCGCTCAAGGTCGCGTTCGACTGGAAGAGCCGACTCAACGAGACTCGCGGGCTCGACCCCTCGCTCGGGACACAGGTGCTGCATCTGACGGAGGCGTTCCACGGCCGCAGCGGCTACACGCTCTCGCTCACCAACACCGACCCCACCAAGATCGCGCGGTTCCCCAAGTTCGGATGGCCGCGCATCGACGCGCCGTACCTCGCGGACGGACGAGACCCGGAACAGGCCGAGGAAGTTTCGCTCGCGCAGGCGCGTCGCGCCTTCGCCGAACACCCGCACGACATCGCGTGCTTCATCGCCGAGCCGATCCAGGGGGAGGGCGGCGACCACCACTTCCGGCCCGAATTCTTCCACCGCATGCACGAGTTGTGCCTCGAACGCGACGCGCTGCTGATCTTCGACGAGGTCCAGACGGGCTGCGGGCTCACCGGCACCGCGTGGGCGTTCCAGCAGATGGGTGTCACCCCGGACGTGGTCGCGTTCGGGAAGAAGACCCAGGTGTGCGGGATCATGGCCGGCGGCCGCGTCGACGAGGTCCACGACAACGTCTTCGAGGTCAGTTCGCGGATCAACTCGACGTGGGGCGGCAACCTCACCGACATGGTCCGCGCCCGGCGCATCCTCGAGGTGATCGAGGAGGACCGGCTGATCGACCGCGCCCGACTGTGCGGCGCGCACCTGCTGCGGCGACTCGAGGTGCTGGCCGCCCGGTACGACGCCGTGACCGAGCCGCGGGGGCGCGGCCTGATGTGCGCGATCACGCTGCCGTCGCCCGAGTACCGGGATCGGGTGGTGACCGAGTTGCGCGAGCGCGAACACGTGCTGTTCCTCGCGACCGGCGAGCGCGGCATCCGGTTCCGGCCGCCGCTGACCGTGACGATCGCCGAACTCGACGCCGCCCTCGACGCGCTCGACCGGGTCCTCGTCCGCTGA
- the hglS gene encoding 2-oxoadipate dioxygenase/decarboxylase → MAEIHELRSRFAAALSRTYGREVPAYTTLVEVTGQVNADFLAAHPDSAERLGSIARVTAERHGAIRVGTAAEMHDVAVLFAGFGMYPVGFYDLREATPPVPVVSTAFRPIDPEELARNPFRVFTSMLTTADRRFFDADLQRRLDGFLDRRRLFPDVLLSLARRAADDGGLDESQAQRFVKLATGVFELSGEPVDRGWYRELEQVSAVAADIGGVTSTHINHLTPRVLDIDDLYARMSARGIAMIDRIQGPPRWDGPAVLLRQTSFRALAEPRRFLDSDGSITDGELRVRFGEVEARGIALTPAGRTLYDELLGADPFNENRLWDKRFPRSEDDLEQRGMAYFTYHDGVRAPIVYEDFLPKSAAGIFRSNLDTDTRATAGESGVGYDRDVLAAAIDREVHDPYELYRRQQQRSGGTGS, encoded by the coding sequence ATGGCCGAAATCCACGAACTACGGTCGAGATTCGCTGCGGCGCTGTCTCGCACGTACGGCCGCGAGGTGCCGGCCTACACGACCCTGGTGGAGGTCACCGGACAGGTCAATGCGGACTTCCTGGCCGCTCATCCGGATTCGGCCGAGCGCCTCGGCAGCATCGCGCGGGTGACGGCGGAGCGCCACGGCGCGATCCGGGTCGGCACCGCGGCCGAGATGCACGACGTCGCAGTCCTGTTCGCCGGATTCGGCATGTATCCGGTGGGGTTCTACGACCTGAGGGAGGCCACTCCCCCGGTTCCGGTGGTGTCGACCGCGTTCCGCCCGATCGACCCCGAGGAACTGGCCCGGAACCCGTTCCGGGTGTTCACGTCGATGCTCACCACCGCGGACCGACGGTTCTTCGACGCCGATCTGCAGCGGCGGCTCGACGGCTTCCTGGACAGGCGGCGACTGTTCCCGGACGTGCTGCTCTCGCTCGCCCGCCGCGCGGCCGACGACGGCGGACTGGACGAGTCGCAGGCGCAGCGGTTCGTCAAGCTGGCCACCGGGGTGTTCGAGTTGTCGGGCGAGCCGGTCGACCGCGGCTGGTACCGGGAACTCGAGCAGGTCTCCGCGGTGGCCGCCGACATCGGGGGCGTGACCAGTACCCACATCAACCACCTCACGCCGCGGGTCCTCGACATCGACGACCTCTATGCGCGGATGTCGGCGCGCGGCATCGCGATGATCGACCGGATCCAGGGCCCGCCGCGGTGGGACGGACCGGCGGTGCTGCTCCGGCAGACGTCGTTCCGCGCGCTGGCCGAGCCGCGCCGCTTCCTCGACTCCGACGGCTCGATCACCGACGGCGAGCTGCGGGTGCGGTTCGGCGAGGTCGAGGCGCGCGGGATCGCGCTCACCCCGGCGGGACGGACGCTGTACGACGAACTGCTGGGTGCGGATCCGTTCAACGAGAACCGTTTGTGGGACAAGCGGTTCCCACGGTCCGAGGACGACCTCGAGCAGCGCGGCATGGCCTACTTCACCTACCACGACGGGGTTCGCGCACCGATCGTCTACGAGGACTTCCTGCCGAAGTCCGCGGCGGGGATCTTCCGATCCAACCTCGACACGGACACCCGCGCGACGGCCGGGGAGTCCGGCGTCGGCTACGACCGCGATGTGCTGGCGGCGGCGATCGACCGCGAGGTGCACGACCCGTACGAGCTGTATCGGCGACAACAGCAACGCTCAGGAGGGACCGGATCATGA